In Candidatus Hydrogenedentota bacterium, the sequence AGCGCCCGGCTTCCGTGCCGGGCGTCTTCGTTTCCGCGCTGCGCGAAGGATGGAAGGTGGAACCCCCCGCATTCCGTTTGCTAAACTACCTTTTTACATATCGTTTCACGACAAACCCTGTCGTCCGCGGAGAGGTGGCCGAGTGGTTGAAGGCGGCGGCCTCGAAAGCCGTTGTACTCCATTGGGGTACCGCGAGTTCGAATCTCGCCCTCTCCGCCATCTAATTCTCCGTATGAGGGTTTGCCATCAGCAGCCACTTTCGCAACCACCTTGCCGCTCTATCGGGATCGCCACTCGTAATTGACGCTCGGAATTCGCGGAGCGATTCACGAGTCCGATGACGACGCACGAAGCAGGAGCACGAACGGACTGCACCGGCGATTTCGTCGTGCGCGGCCACAGACCATTCGGTTGAACGCGGGGGGAACTCCCTCTTTCCGGCGCTGCGGATGGTGGAGTTGGAAGCGGGTGGCGGAATCGCGTGTGGGTAGCACCGCCCGCTTCGTAGTCCTGTAGCGAACTCGGAGAAAGAGTATTCCCCCCGCTTGTGTTCTCGGACTTGCGCTGCTTGGTTCGGCAATTGGCGCGCGGTACGGTTCAACGCCAACACCATCAGCGGCAAGTCTGAGCACTCACCCGCGGAGGGGAGCATTCCCACGGATGAAGTACCTTGTTGATTCAATTGTCTCTTCCGACCGTTCCAAGGACTCCCAGCAAAGCCAGGTATTGCGTGACCAGTCTTTCGTGCTTGTGCTCGAAATCGTGATTGAATGCTCTGTATCTCATTCACTCGAACGTGAGCCCTGCTTCAGTGGCCACAGTTTTCCTGAAAAACTTCCTAGCGGCGCCCATGCAGCGCTCGCCTGCTTCACACCGGCTGCACACCGAGCGCAAGCTTGCCGACGTAAAACCCGTCGCGGCTGCGCAGCCGCAACAGCGACTGCCCCGCGCTTTGCTCGTAGATATCGTCTTCTTCGTTCGCCGTATCGGCCTGGCCGCTCGTTGCATACGGCTGTTGCGTGTAGACGTAACTGGTAACGTCTTCGTCGAAGAACAGCTGGCCGGTGTGCACGTACGAGCCGCCAACGTGAACTTTCACGTGGATGTGCGGCGTCCTGCCCGGGTACCAGCCGGGATAAATCGTTGTAAAGGTGACGGCGCCCTTGTCGTTGCTCGTCTGTTGCCCGCGCAAGAACGTGGTCGTAGCGCCGTTCACACCCGAATAATTGCCATCGGCATCCGCGTGCCAAATCTCGACGGTTGCGCCTTCGATGGGTGCGCAGGTGGATACGTCTCGCACTTTGAGCCGCAGTTTGAGCGTGATGCCGTCGCGGTCTTCCCGGATGTCGGATCGAAACGGATGCGTGGACAGGTAGTAGGGCCCCTCAGTTAGCTCGGGCAAAAGGATGCACGTTTTCTCGCCGCCGACCGTTTCCGCGCTTGCGGGACGGCCTTGCGCCGCCTCTCCAAGTATCGCCGCGCCGACGCCCGCTCCAAGCGCGGCGATGGCGTCGCGCCGGCGCAGCAGGATTTCAGTTTCCGCAGTATTGAGGACTTTCATCGCCGAAATCTCCCAGACACACGCACAGGTTCGATTCAGCCTTGCCGCCTTGTTTCGGCGGCGATTCGCTGTACCTAGCTTGTACCATCGAGATCGGCGAATCTCCAAATTACATTTTGTTCATCTTTTTGTTGTCCGGCAGGGCCTGTGCTGAGGGAGCGGAAGTAGAAAAAAGGCCGCCTTATCGGGGAAGCGAGCGCGAGGGAAACCTCTGCCATCATCGAAAGAAAAGGTTTCCTTCGAAGCTTTTACGCGCCCAATGCCGCGGCGAGGTAGTCGCGGTTCATTTTCGCGATGTTCTTGACGGAGATGCCTTTCGGGCAGGCGGCTTCGCATTCGTAGTGGTTTGAGCAGTTGCCGAAGCCTTCGGCGTCCATC encodes:
- a CDS encoding intradiol ring-cleavage dioxygenase, encoding MKVLNTAETEILLRRRDAIAALGAGVGAAILGEAAQGRPASAETVGGEKTCILLPELTEGPYYLSTHPFRSDIREDRDGITLKLRLKVRDVSTCAPIEGATVEIWHADADGNYSGVNGATTTFLRGQQTSNDKGAVTFTTIYPGWYPGRTPHIHVKVHVGGSYVHTGQLFFDEDVTSYVYTQQPYATSGQADTANEEDDIYEQSAGQSLLRLRSRDGFYVGKLALGVQPV